GTTAAAGTTGATTACCTTACGGTTGCTTTCCAGGTCGATGCCATTCAGCTCAATGTTGGCGCGTTGCAATTGGAAACGCAACACATCGTTCTTAGTAACCAGGCCCTGGTCAAAGAAACGTTGCGATTGTTTGATCTGTGCGTCTACCGTTTTTAGGTTTTCGTCAATTACCTTCTGGCTTTGCAGTACTTTGTAAAGGCCATAGTAAGCGTTCACAATATCATAAGTGATCTGCTCTTTGTCTTTATCTGCATCCAGTTTGGCAACCTGTACCAGCAGGTCTGTGCTTTGACGGGCATACTTAAGGCGGTTGCCGGCAAATATGGTTTCGCTTAATGAAGCAATACCCAGGTAAGCATCAGCATGAGTTGGCAGGTGGATCGGATCGCCGGCGCCCAGCTCAAGCGTATTGGCTGGTATCTGTGCGCGATTGTAGGCAAAACTGGCGCTGCCGGTGGGCAGGGCTTTATCTTTGGCCTGGTTAAACTCAGACACGGCCTGATCAATTTTAGCCTGTGACAGTTTTAAGGTTTTGCTGTTCTCTTGTCCCAGCTTAATGGCCTCATCCAGGGAGAGGGTGCGGTCTTGAGCGGCAGCGGTGTTTAACAAACCACCTGTTAGCAACACTGCGGCCAGGCCGGGCAGCAGCGCTTTAAACAAGCGGCGTTTTTGCAGGTTATTAGTTGTTGTATCCATTTTCATTCAATAAGTAGCATTTTAAAAGATTTTTCATATAGGCGCTTACCCGGGGTTTGAACTTCTCGTCAAGTACATCATCATTAGTAAGATCATAGCCCATTACGCTTGAAGACAGTAGCGGCGTGTTGATGATGAAGTTTTTGGTGCCGTACAGTGTGGCAATTACCATCTGCACATCCACATCTTTTTTAAACTCGCCTTTGTTGATGCCCTCTTGTATAATTCGGATCAGCTCGGTAATGTTTTTCATCAGGATGTCGCGCAAATTGTCAGACAGATCGCTGCGTCGGTTCATGCCCAGCTCCTGGTACAGTAGCTTTTGGAAACAGTTGTTTACAAATATCTTTCCGGCATAAATGTCAATGTACTGTTCCATCTTGGTCCACTGCGAGGTGTTCTCGTCATTGCTGATGTTGGCCAGCATATCCCGAAAACTGCTGATCTTGCGGTCAAACACCGCCAGAAACAAGCCCTCTTTAGAGCCGAAATAGTAATTGAGCATAGCCATGTTCACACCGGCCTCGCCAGATATGAGGCGCGTAGAGGCGCCATCGTAACCCAAATCTGAAAAGATGCGCTCGGCAACATCCAGAATGTGTTCTTTTTTATCAATCTTATCCTTCTCCATAATATTAACGACACAAAATTAATCAAACGATTGATTGAGTGTATCATCTGTTTGTCACGTTAAGTTAATGGCCTGATTTTCAATGTATATTTTTTAATCAATCGATTAATTATCTATATAATTGCTGACGATTATATTTGTTTTTAATTTTAAATTTTTCTGATTTTTGTTCATTATCATTGCCAACATACGTCTGTTCCTGATGAAAATGAGATTCTTAACCTTTGCCGGGCTGCTGTTTTCTGCCGCCACATTTGCGCAAACAGCGCCCAAGGCAGATATTGGTACCATCCGCCAATCACTTAACAAACTGCAGGTTTTGGGCAGTGTGCTTTATGTAGCCGCCCACCCTGACGATGAGAACACCCGCTTGCTGGCCTACCTGGCCAACGAGAAACATTACCGTACCGGCTACCTGGCCCTTACCCGCGGTGATGGCGGCCAGAACCTGATAGGCAACGAACAGGGCGAGCTGCTGGGCCTTATTCGTACACAAGAATTATTAGCTGCCCGCCGCGTTGACGGTGCCGAGCAGTTCTTTACCCGCGCTAACGACTTTGGTTTCTCTAAAGGACCGGATGAAACGCTAAAAATCTGGGACCGTAACCGGATCCTGAGCGATGTAGTTTGGACCATCCGCCGTTTTAAACCCGATGTTATCATCTGTCGTTTCCCAACTACGGGCGAGGGCGGTCACGGGCATCACACGGCCTCGGCTATCCTGGCGCAGGAAGCCTTTACCGCGGCGGCCGATCCGAAGAAATTTCCTGAGCAATTAAAATATGTGCAGGTATGGCAAGCCAAACGTCTGTTGTGGAACACGTTTAGCTTTGGCGGCGTAAATACCACATCAGAGAGCCAGTTTAAAATTGATGAAGGTGCCTATAACCCTCTATTGGGCAAAGGTTACGGCGAAATGGCGGCCGAAAGCCGCTCTAACCACAAAACACAGGGCTTTGGCACCGCGGCACAACGCGGTCAGTTCTTTGATTATTTCAAGACCATTCTTGGCGAGGCACCTAAAAGCAGCCTGATGGATGGCGTGAACACCACCTGGGCCCGTGTACCGGGTAGCGACGGCATATCTGCTGATATTGATGCTATTAAAAAAGGCTTTGACGATGAACATCCGGATAAATCTGTACCGGCATTAATAGAGGTATTAAAAAAAGTAGAGCGGCAACGCGATTTTTACTGGCGCAACCAAAAGGTGCGTGAACTGAAAGACCTGATTGCCGCCTGTGCCGGCATCTGGATGGAAAGCTATGCCGCCGACCCGAGCTACGCCCAAAACGAAAGAATGGATGTGCGCACCCAGATCATTAGTCGCCAGGGTGTGGATGCCTGTTTGTCTGAGATTGTGTACTACAATCCAACCATGTTTCCAACCAATAAGCTGTTTAATGATGTGGCGTTAAAGCCAAACATACTCACCTCTTTTGATGGCGATTTGAAGGCGACCGAAATTACCCAGCCTTACTGGCTGCGTCATCCGCACAATCCAGGCCAGTATACGATAGACCCGGTTGACGAGAACGGCCAGCGCACGTTGCCGGAAACTACGCCTTATATGACCATTATTACGCTGAGAATTCTGGATAAGGAGATGACGTTCATCCGCCCGATTCAGTATAAATATACAGACCCAGCCAAGGGCGAAATTTACCAGCCGGTAGATGTTACCCCTGCTATTACGGCTAATATTGCCGCCCAGAACTATATTTTCAGGACAGACAGCAGTCAGCCGCAAACAGTGCAGATCAATCTGAAAACCTTCGTTAACGGCAACGGCAGCGTTAGCCTGCAACCTGTGGAAGGCTGGAAGATCAGTCCGGATAAGATCGATTTCAGCGACAAAAAGAAAGGCGATGAGTGGACTGCCGAGTTTGCGGTAACGCCCGCTAATGATAAAGCAAAAACCAGCCTCCTCACGGCTGTGGCGCAGATTAATGGCCAACAATCAAGCATGGGGATCCAGCGCATCGCCTATGATCATATCCCGCACATTACCTTATTACCGCCCGCGCAAACCAAACTGGTTGATATCAACCTGAAAACCCCCGGCAACAAAAAGATTGGCTACATAGCCGGCGCCGGCGACTTAGTGAGCGATGCGCTGAAACAGGTGGGCTATGATGTGTACCAACTGACCGAGGCTGAAGTGATGACCACAGACCTATCGCAATACCAGGCCATTATTACCGGGGTGCGCGCCTACAATGTAAACAAGCGTTTGCCGGTAATGCAGCCCAAATTGCTGGAGTATGTAAACAACGGCGGCACACTGCTGGTGCAGTACAATAATAATAACGGGGTGCTCGTTAATCCTATCGGTCCGTATCCGTTCCGCCCTGTAAATGAGCGGGTGACAGACGAAGCGGCCAAGGTAACCTTTGCCCAGCCAGACAGCGAGGTGTTAACCTCCCCTAATAAAATAGGACAAAACGACTTTGACGCCTGGATCCAAGAACGCGGCCTGTACTTTGTAGGCGATATTGACCCGCAATACCAAACTCCGCTGGAAATGAATGACCAGGGCGAAGCTCCTAAAAAAGGATCATTGATTGTAGCCAACTATGGTAAAGGCAGATTTGTGTATACGTCGCTGGCTTTCTTCAGGGAACTGCCTGCAGGTGTGCCGGGAGCGTACAGGTTGTTTGTGAACTTGATAAGCAAATAGCGTTTTAACAGAGTTTATAGAATACTGGAATTATTCCCCCTCATGTCATTTCGATGAGCACGAGGGCAGGTGTAGCGCGTAGGAGCGGAAGAGAAATCTTAGCCCCCACGCCGGGCAGGTGGCTTGCAGATTGTCTAAGATTTCTCCTCACGCCATTACGCTGCCTCCGCTTGTTCGTTCGAAATGACATAATTGTTGATACTTTAACAGGGCTTTGCAAAAATTTCCACAAATTCAGGCTCAGACAAGGCGGACAAGCGAAATAGACATGAATAAACCATTTATAAAACTCTTACTGGCGATCTGGCTGTGCCTGCCGCTTTCTCTTTCTGCACAACGTCTTAAAAAAATAGACTATCCCCTGCCCAACTGGCAAAACCTTGATTTGCAGGCCGACGGTAATTTTGGTATGAGCACCGAGAAGGCATATAAGGAATTGCTGCAAGGGAAGCCGCACGTGCCGGTAGTGGTAGCAGTGATTGATGGTGGTATAGATATTAATCACGAAGATCTGAAAAACGAGATCTGGACCAACCCCAAAGAAATACCCGGCAATAAGCTGGACGATGATCAGAACGGATACCCTGATGATGTGAACGGCTGGAACTTTATCGGCTCAGACAAAGGCAGTCTGCAGTATGATAACCTGGAGCTAACCCGCATTTTGCGCCGCGATATGGTGGAGTATAAGTATGCCGATACCCGCTATTTTACGCCAGAGCAGATGGCTAAATACAAAAAGTACCAGCAGTTGGATGATGTGCTGAACGATAAGATCAAGAAAGCGCAAAAAACATCTGAGGATCTGGGCAAGTTTCTGCCGTATATGCAAAGCCTGCTACGGTCTGTAGGTAAACAAGATCCTACTTATGTGGACATGCTGCGTTATTATCCCGAAAATGAGGTGCAGGCCGCGTTGAAAAAAATTGTACTGCTCAACTGGCGGTCGGGCACATTTGACGAGTTTAGACGGGATGAGATTGACGAGCCTTACCAGTTTGCGCAGGATGAACTGAAATATCACTTGAATATTGACTTTGATCCGCGTGATTCTATTGGCGACAACTATACTGATGACACCCAGCGCTTTTACGGCAACAACAATGTAGGCGGCCCCGGCGATGAGCATGGCACGCACGTGGCCGGTATCATTGGCGCGCAGCGCGATAACAACCTGGGCGTAAAAGGCGTGGCCGATGATGTGCGGATCATGTCGGTACGCACGGTACCAAATGGAGATGAGCGCGATAAAGATGTAGCCAACGCCATCCGTTACGCAGCAGAGAACGGCGCTAAAGTGATTAACATGAGCTTTGGTAAAGATTACTCGTGGGACAAAAAAACGGTAGATGCCGCCGTGAAATTTGCCATGAGTAAAGACGTATTACTGGTGCATGCCGCAGGTAACGACCATAAGAATACCGACGAGACTACCTTCTACCCTAACCCCCGTTACGAAGACGGCAGTGGCAAAGCCGATGCCTGGATTGAGGTAGGCGCTTCGTCTTTCAGAGATAACAACGAGTTGGCCGCCGATTTTTCTAACTACGGTAAAACCACGGTGGATGTGTTTGCGCCCGGCGTAAAAATCTACTCTACCTCACCCGATTCTAAATACCGCGTACACGATGGTACCAGCATGGCTGCACCATCTGTGGCTGGGGTAGCTGCTTTGATCCGTTCTTACTATCCTAAACTAACTGCCGTGCAGGTCAAAGAGATCATCATGAAATCGGTAACCAAGGTAAACCACGATGTAAAAGTAAAGGTAGGCGAGAAAAGCACCAGAAGTATCCCCTTTGCCGATACCTGCGTTAGCGGTGGAATTGTGAATGCCTATGAGGCCTTGAAACTGGCCGCGACGTATTAAGTAGTGGTGCACTTTATCCACATTGTCATTGCGAGGAACGAAGCAATCTCCTCGAAGGATAGTCTAGTTTGCTATCTTATAATGTGACGAGCTTATTAATTCTATTAATTGTTTTTTAATGGAATTAATGAGCCCCTCCGGTCGGCTGTCTCCGTTCCCCGCAATTGACAAATCTGTAAATCAATTGCCTATTTGCCCGGCAAAAGCAACGCCCATCATTCTATACCTGTTCAGCCATTCTACCAGTAATAAATTGGGCACCCAGCTTGCAAAAGCAATAATGAGGTAATTATTATCAAAAGCAACGCCTACGCCCATTTGATGCAGCATCCAGATGTAAAACCGCAGGGTTACTGCGGCAAAGGCCAGGGCATAGCTGCGGTTCATCATTTTTATGTGTCCCTGTATATCGCCGCGTAATACCAGTACCCAGGCCGCGGAGGTAAAAAACACCCAAAGCATATTTTGCAGCAGGAATGATAGAAACACGCCCGGGCCGCGGTGGATAAACCAGGTCATCACAAAACCGCCGGGTGAGGCAAAAAACAGCACGCCAAAAACGTAGATCTTTCCCAACAGGCGGTGTAGCTTTTTATGCTGATAAACCCATCTGGAGAATTGGAAAAACCCGGCCAGCAAAATCAGGCTGCTGCCCCAAATGTGTGCATAAAATGCAGGGAGGTACCAGCCCGTTTTTACGGCCATTTGCTTTAGCTGCAGAAAACCCTCGTCGTTCTTAAAATTAAGGTATTGGTAGGTGCTGATGCTCAAGGGCAAAATCCACACAAAGGCCAGCGCACGCAGTAGAATACCGGTAATCCTCATTTGGCAGCTAACGCTTTTTTGCTGGCTTGCTGGGCATTCAGCTTTTTATTAATAAAGGCAAGGTTATATTTATCTATAGCCGTTAATGAGTCATCAACATTGTCGTTGTACTTATCTTTTTCAGCGTAATTATAAAACAGGCTCTCCTGAAATACGTTGTTCCAGGTTGTATCCTTAAAGTGATACTTGTAATCGGCATAGATTTCGTTTTTCATATAACGCAGCATCTCGGTGTTTACCTTGTTAATGCTAGTCTTATCATCTAACGTATAGCAGGCGTTTAAGTAGCTGTCGTCCATTTGCACATACTTGGTAAAGCCAAATTTGCGGTGATTGGGCAGTTCTACCAGTTTGTTGTTCTTTATAACCAGGTAATGATAGCCGGGGCCGCCGCATACATAATAATCGCGGGTGTAGAGCGTAATTTGCAAATTGCCGGCGGTGCGCGCTTCAAAGAGCGTGTCATTTAGCTGCCTGATGCTGTTAACATTGCATTTTCCTTCAAAATTAATACCATCCTCATCTTCGCTAAAATCGGTGGATACATCGGCACCGTAAATTCTGTTATTCTTTTTATTGGCTAGGATGATCTTCTTGCGATCATAAAATTCGCCGCGACCGCCCACAAAATAATCGCGGATGGAATAGAAGATCGAAGTAAACCAATTGTCGCTGGTATTTTTCTCCTCGGTTTTTACGCTGTATTGAGTGGCGCCTTCTCCAAACACATTCCGGCGTAACGGATTTATATATGATTCCACAGTTGGCATCAGACCCAGGTCTACCAGGTAAGATGGCGGAAGGTAGACGCTGTTATGTTCCTCGCGCGAGTTGTGTTCTGTTATGCTCTCAAAGCTGGTGTTTTTCAGTGTGAAACTCTGGCCTATGTTTTTGATGCGTGGCAACAGGTTGGCTATTTGGATACCAGGGTCTTTGTCGGTTACGGTGTAGTCGTTCTTCCACCAGTAATAATCATCGCCTTTGCGTAATACGGCCAGGTTGGCGGCGTCATTCAATGGGAAGATCTGATCATATACTACCGGCAAAACCAGCTTGCCATCAAGGCTGTAAAAACCACGTTTGTGGCTTTTCTCCACCTCTATCAGCGTTGGGTAGGTTGCGCCAATGTTGTGCACCAGGTCAAAGGCTGCCGGTACTATTTCTTTTCTGCCGGGGCCTACCAGGCCCATTTGATAGTTGAGTACCGTGTCTTTATAAAAGGAAACATCAAAGTTTTTATCTCCCTTAACAACAAAGAAATAGGTTTTACCATTGAGGTGCTGAAACCAGGGAATGGTATCATACTGGGCTTTTAATGAATCGGCCGCAGCAAAGGCCGCCAGTGTTTGCGGACTGTAAATGTCTTTGTCGGTCAGCGTTTTTTCATGCACCAGGTTCTCATAATCAATATAATCACCCAGAAACTTTTTGGTGTCTACATCAACAATCTTGTAATTGTCTTTCCCCGTTTTTTTTATGCGGAAGGTGAGCATAGTTGAACGAGTCTCAATACTATCACGATGCAGATTCACTGAAAAAGTAGCCGTAGAGACCTCAGGAGTAACGGTTGTAATGGTGCAATCGGCAATATCCAGATCAAGTTTAAAAATAGGCTTGCTGTCTTTAACAGATCCGCTTTTGCCGCATATCAGGTTAACAAAGCGAGCTACCTCTCCCCGGCGGGTGGGCATATTAAAGGCCTGTACTAATGAGTCGGTTTGCGCACTTTTTACCTGCAGGCTAAAAAGGGTTAAAAACTGGGTAATGCCATTGGTATTATCAGTTTTGCTTTTGCAATGGGTAAAAAGGGTGATGCCGGCCAGCAACAATGCTGCGGCAATGAGGGTGGGATATGGTTTGGTTTTCATACAATATTGGCCGGGCAGTATTAGTGTAGCCCTTTAAATTGTTAATGAAAGATAGGCATTATTTGTATCCCTCCAAATAAAATGGCACGCTTACACTCGCGACGGCGCTACCCCATACATCTTTTTAAAGGCAAAAGAGAAATGCGACAGATCTTCAAAACCCAGATCCATATAAATAGTTGAGGGGGCGGCACCTTTCTCTTTGATAAGATAATGCGCCTCGCGCAGGCGGCGTTGTTGCAGCCATTTGCTGGGCGATGTGTGGAATGCTTTCTCAAAGTCGCGCTTAAAGGTGGCCAGGCTGCGGCCGGTGAGGTAAGCAAAACGATTTAGCCCTACGTTGAAATGGAAATTGCGGTTCATAAAAGCTTCCAGATCTATCTTGCCCGGCTCGCTAAAATCAAACAGCGTGTTCTTCAGCTCCGGATTGGTTTTGAGCAACAGCATCAGCGCTTCGGTTACCTTGTGTTCCATCAACTCCGGATCGGGAGCCTCGGTTTCCAGATAAGGTAATAACGAGTTGATAAAGGCTTTAAAGTGCGGATTGGATTCCAGTTTCAGGATGGTGCCATCAAAAGCCGGGCCGTCTACCTTATAGGCGTGCGTGAGGCTGAAATTGCGCAGCATATCCTGACTGAAGCGGATAGAGATCGATTTAAAGTCTCCGCCGTTTTCTGGCGGCACTTTAGAAAATTTTAACAACCGGTTGCGGCGCATAAAACGGAAATCACCGGGCTGATTCGCAAACTCCTGCTCGCCATCGTTCACCATCATAGTGCCTGCCACCTGGTAGCTGAAAATGTGCTCGGGTACAAACTGCTCCCCTTCACGGCTGCGGCTATGGTAGCACGAGTAAAGGATACGCGGTCGGTCGTTTGGTGCGTCGGTTGTCATTATCCAAATTTAATGGGTATAGTTTTGCTTTGTGCAGCGGGTTTGTCGATAAATTATCATATTCGCCCATAAGAACCGATGAAATACTTTTTAAGGCGTTTAAAAACGTCACCCACTCTTTTCCTGATTGCCGGGCCGCTGCTCATTTTGTTCTTTTGCTATAAAGGTTATTTTCTCATCCACCTGGTGTTTAAGCATAATATCTGGGGGTTGATGTACCCGGCTTATATTGCCATAGTGCTGCTGGCCATGCTGCTGGATGGTTTCCTGGTTAAGCGCATGCACTACAATTGGGTAACGCTGATAGAAATTGGGTTGATCGTCCTCTTCCGGATTGCCAACCGTTATGAAGAACGCGGCCTTACCCTCAATCTTTATCAAATGAGCGGTAAAGTGTTGGTAATTATTGATGACCCTAAAGGTCTTACGCCTAAAGATTTCAAACAAACCGGCATTTTTAATAAGGAATATGCTATACCGGCCGATGGGGTGCTGCGCATCAACCGCCGGGCCTTTCCTCCGGATGAGTTTAATTTTAAGACACCATCCGATTGGCAAGGCTGCACCGAGATTTTTTATTCCAAACCTGATTATCCTTTTAATTGGGAAATGGTGACCCCTGCATTTAGCAATGTAAACTATAACCGGCACGCGGCGGACAGCGTGCTGCAAAGTAAAGGATTGTTGAAGTAATTGGCATAGTTGGCGGCCTACATTTTTGTGGTTTACTAAGGCTGATTATATTTATGTCGCCAATCGTCTTACCCTCAGAAAACAACTGTATATGAGTTTTAAAGTGATATTGTTGATCTCAGTTTGTTTGTTTTTGTCATCTTCGCTTAGAAGTGAAGATACATTACGGAGTAAAAATAGAAGTGGAGTTTACACTTCTAACTTTGGTAAGGTTACTATTGCGATAACAGGTGCCTCAATAACAGGCGCATATGAATATTACGATAAATGGGATGAAAAAAACCATTCGTTTACCGATATAAACTGCTTCTACATTCATGGCAAGATATCTAAGAAGGGAGTCTGGCAAATTGTAGCATGCTACCCTGGTTACGACCTGAAAATACCTGGTAAACTGATAATATCTGACGATGACAGATCTTTGAGAATGGTTCTGACCAGATCGCCAGATGGAGGTTATTTAGCAACTGATTTTACTGATGAGAAAAATAATCAGAATACGTTCTTATTGAGAGAGAGATTAAATATCTCAGAACTGAAAGTTGTTGTTTCAAAAAAGGCCAACTTGTTTGATTATAACGGTATAACCTTTGCGCAGCGAAAGGGGTATCTTATAAGGCAAGATTTCGTAGGGGTAATTGCGACTCGCGGTAGTTATACTAAAATATCGTATAGCTCTCCAGGAACGGAAAAAAGAAGCGAGTATTGGGTTGAGGGTCGTGATTTGAACTGATTGAGCAATCAGTAGCTACCCTCTAGCCACATGCTGCCGCCTTGTGATGGTGGATGTTTTGTTAATGTATATTTCTATATTTAACCCGATGGATTCACCTGCTACCTTACCCGTACTGAGCGCCGAAGAGTTGCGCGTACTGGGTGCGCTGATGGAAAAAGCGCGTACCACGCCCGAGTATTACCCCATGTCGTTAAACAGCTTAACGGCAGCCTGCAACCAGAAAACATCGCGCAAGCCGGTGGTTAATTATGATGAGAATACGGTGGCCCACGCGCTGGATTCGCTCAAGAAACGCGGATTGATCTCAACGGCAACCGGAGGTGGCAGCCGTACCATAAAGTTTAAGCACAACTTTGCCATTGTTTACCCCATTGTACCGGCAGAGGTAGCTATTATCTGTCTGCTGATGCTACGCGGTCCGCAAACACCTGGCGAACTGAATACCAACTCGGGCCGTTTATGGGAGTTTGAGTCGATAGACGAGGTACAACAAACTTTAGAAAAATTGGCCGCCGATGAGCCTGCTTATGTAGTTCAGCTCCCCCGCCGCGCCGGACAAAAAGAAGCCCGCTACGCCCACCTGCTGGCTGGTGAACCTGAAATAACCGAAGATGACGATGATGCCGAGCTAACTGTTCGTGCCAGCAACGCCGTAGAGCCGCGTGTGGTTTCGCTAGAACAGCGCGTAGCCGAATTGGAAGCTACGGTTGCCAGGTTGATGAAAGAGTTGGGGGTAGAGTAAGCCCTTCTTTAATAACCTCATGTCATGCTGAGCTTGTCGAAGCATTGCGGGCTGACTGGCCTTCGCGCGCCCTTCGACAGGCTCAGGCTGACATACCCATCCCTCTTTTTATAGATTTTCGATGCTGTTACTGCCTGCCTGTCACATTCAAAATAATAATACTGCTGTGCGGGATGCCCAGCGTACTGCCCGGTGTAACCTTCAGATAAGCTTTTAAGTAGCCATCCACAATGCCCTTCATGGCTTTTAGATAAGATGCCTGAAACTCAGGCTCAATGCTATCCACTGATTTGCGGAAGATGATATTGCCCTTTGCATCCACCCAGGCACTAAAAGCGTAATGAAAATCTTCATAAGCCTTGTTGATGGTGATGTTAAACTCGGGTAGCATATAATCAATAGGCGGCATATCGGGCTGCAACTCGGTAGTGTCGGCCGGGACACGCTGCACGCTGATGAGGTTGCTCGCAGGAGTTAATTGTACCGACTGACGGGCAGAGAATGCTTTGTTCAGATCGGCATTGGCAGCGGCGCTTTTCTTCTGGATAAAAGCGGTATCGGCATGGGTAAACTGCTGCATGCTGGCCGGATCTCGATGCAGCACGTTGCGGATATAGTCATCAGCATAAAGCGTCATAAACACTACCGATTTATCATTCTCAATCACCTTGTTGCGCACCTGCAGCACCTGGAATCGAATGCTGTCTTTAGTCAGCTTTTTCAGTCGCAGCCATGCCCAGGCCACGTTAAAAACCGAGTCATGATCAAACGTTACCGGATCGTCTACAAATACCTTGCGTTTGGGGTTCCAGATGTTTACGGTAGTAT
This region of Mucilaginibacter yixingensis genomic DNA includes:
- a CDS encoding TolC family protein; translation: MDTTTNNLQKRRLFKALLPGLAAVLLTGGLLNTAAAQDRTLSLDEAIKLGQENSKTLKLSQAKIDQAVSEFNQAKDKALPTGSASFAYNRAQIPANTLELGAGDPIHLPTHADAYLGIASLSETIFAGNRLKYARQSTDLLVQVAKLDADKDKEQITYDIVNAYYGLYKVLQSQKVIDENLKTVDAQIKQSQRFFDQGLVTKNDVLRFQLQRANIELNGIDLESNRKVINFNLNILLGLPEGVRLNIDQLSPNDQTLGPLASYIDTAMANRQEVKQSDLRTQAAEVNIKSVQANLSPTLAASVGGYYVDVSANPIPQSGKFITPLTAGLTFAWKFDGLWLNKNKVAEAKVQRDQSVISKGIITDNIKNEVNRDYLSYTTAIDKIKLLQTSIAQAGENNKILQSKYQSNVASATDRADAETLLYQAQINLELAKADAGLAYYNLLKSTGKLTK
- a CDS encoding TetR/AcrR family transcriptional regulator yields the protein MEKDKIDKKEHILDVAERIFSDLGYDGASTRLISGEAGVNMAMLNYYFGSKEGLFLAVFDRKISSFRDMLANISNDENTSQWTKMEQYIDIYAGKIFVNNCFQKLLYQELGMNRRSDLSDNLRDILMKNITELIRIIQEGINKGEFKKDVDVQMVIATLYGTKNFIINTPLLSSSVMGYDLTNDDVLDEKFKPRVSAYMKNLLKCYLLNENGYNN
- a CDS encoding PIG-L family deacetylase, with translation MKMRFLTFAGLLFSAATFAQTAPKADIGTIRQSLNKLQVLGSVLYVAAHPDDENTRLLAYLANEKHYRTGYLALTRGDGGQNLIGNEQGELLGLIRTQELLAARRVDGAEQFFTRANDFGFSKGPDETLKIWDRNRILSDVVWTIRRFKPDVIICRFPTTGEGGHGHHTASAILAQEAFTAAADPKKFPEQLKYVQVWQAKRLLWNTFSFGGVNTTSESQFKIDEGAYNPLLGKGYGEMAAESRSNHKTQGFGTAAQRGQFFDYFKTILGEAPKSSLMDGVNTTWARVPGSDGISADIDAIKKGFDDEHPDKSVPALIEVLKKVERQRDFYWRNQKVRELKDLIAACAGIWMESYAADPSYAQNERMDVRTQIISRQGVDACLSEIVYYNPTMFPTNKLFNDVALKPNILTSFDGDLKATEITQPYWLRHPHNPGQYTIDPVDENGQRTLPETTPYMTIITLRILDKEMTFIRPIQYKYTDPAKGEIYQPVDVTPAITANIAAQNYIFRTDSSQPQTVQINLKTFVNGNGSVSLQPVEGWKISPDKIDFSDKKKGDEWTAEFAVTPANDKAKTSLLTAVAQINGQQSSMGIQRIAYDHIPHITLLPPAQTKLVDINLKTPGNKKIGYIAGAGDLVSDALKQVGYDVYQLTEAEVMTTDLSQYQAIITGVRAYNVNKRLPVMQPKLLEYVNNGGTLLVQYNNNNGVLVNPIGPYPFRPVNERVTDEAAKVTFAQPDSEVLTSPNKIGQNDFDAWIQERGLYFVGDIDPQYQTPLEMNDQGEAPKKGSLIVANYGKGRFVYTSLAFFRELPAGVPGAYRLFVNLISK
- a CDS encoding S8 family peptidase — encoded protein: MNKPFIKLLLAIWLCLPLSLSAQRLKKIDYPLPNWQNLDLQADGNFGMSTEKAYKELLQGKPHVPVVVAVIDGGIDINHEDLKNEIWTNPKEIPGNKLDDDQNGYPDDVNGWNFIGSDKGSLQYDNLELTRILRRDMVEYKYADTRYFTPEQMAKYKKYQQLDDVLNDKIKKAQKTSEDLGKFLPYMQSLLRSVGKQDPTYVDMLRYYPENEVQAALKKIVLLNWRSGTFDEFRRDEIDEPYQFAQDELKYHLNIDFDPRDSIGDNYTDDTQRFYGNNNVGGPGDEHGTHVAGIIGAQRDNNLGVKGVADDVRIMSVRTVPNGDERDKDVANAIRYAAENGAKVINMSFGKDYSWDKKTVDAAVKFAMSKDVLLVHAAGNDHKNTDETTFYPNPRYEDGSGKADAWIEVGASSFRDNNELAADFSNYGKTTVDVFAPGVKIYSTSPDSKYRVHDGTSMAAPSVAGVAALIRSYYPKLTAVQVKEIIMKSVTKVNHDVKVKVGEKSTRSIPFADTCVSGGIVNAYEALKLAATY
- a CDS encoding DUF2306 domain-containing protein, whose protein sequence is MRITGILLRALAFVWILPLSISTYQYLNFKNDEGFLQLKQMAVKTGWYLPAFYAHIWGSSLILLAGFFQFSRWVYQHKKLHRLLGKIYVFGVLFFASPGGFVMTWFIHRGPGVFLSFLLQNMLWVFFTSAAWVLVLRGDIQGHIKMMNRSYALAFAAVTLRFYIWMLHQMGVGVAFDNNYLIIAFASWVPNLLLVEWLNRYRMMGVAFAGQIGN
- a CDS encoding YARHG domain-containing protein codes for the protein MKTKPYPTLIAAALLLAGITLFTHCKSKTDNTNGITQFLTLFSLQVKSAQTDSLVQAFNMPTRRGEVARFVNLICGKSGSVKDSKPIFKLDLDIADCTITTVTPEVSTATFSVNLHRDSIETRSTMLTFRIKKTGKDNYKIVDVDTKKFLGDYIDYENLVHEKTLTDKDIYSPQTLAAFAAADSLKAQYDTIPWFQHLNGKTYFFVVKGDKNFDVSFYKDTVLNYQMGLVGPGRKEIVPAAFDLVHNIGATYPTLIEVEKSHKRGFYSLDGKLVLPVVYDQIFPLNDAANLAVLRKGDDYYWWKNDYTVTDKDPGIQIANLLPRIKNIGQSFTLKNTSFESITEHNSREEHNSVYLPPSYLVDLGLMPTVESYINPLRRNVFGEGATQYSVKTEEKNTSDNWFTSIFYSIRDYFVGGRGEFYDRKKIILANKKNNRIYGADVSTDFSEDEDGINFEGKCNVNSIRQLNDTLFEARTAGNLQITLYTRDYYVCGGPGYHYLVIKNNKLVELPNHRKFGFTKYVQMDDSYLNACYTLDDKTSINKVNTEMLRYMKNEIYADYKYHFKDTTWNNVFQESLFYNYAEKDKYNDNVDDSLTAIDKYNLAFINKKLNAQQASKKALAAK
- a CDS encoding AraC family transcriptional regulator encodes the protein MTTDAPNDRPRILYSCYHSRSREGEQFVPEHIFSYQVAGTMMVNDGEQEFANQPGDFRFMRRNRLLKFSKVPPENGGDFKSISIRFSQDMLRNFSLTHAYKVDGPAFDGTILKLESNPHFKAFINSLLPYLETEAPDPELMEHKVTEALMLLLKTNPELKNTLFDFSEPGKIDLEAFMNRNFHFNVGLNRFAYLTGRSLATFKRDFEKAFHTSPSKWLQQRRLREAHYLIKEKGAAPSTIYMDLGFEDLSHFSFAFKKMYGVAPSRV